A region from the Desulfitobacterium dehalogenans ATCC 51507 genome encodes:
- a CDS encoding HAMP domain-containing sensor histidine kinase translates to MKNKIALKLTLYFSMSLLLFSLIIGSVFMTLFKNQTIHLHKVEMEKRAVSIAGTLSTLISNSNAATDTRGNAAGKGGMSGAGGMGGMMHGMGMGMGGMMQGMGGYSSYLQFLDKIAMADVWIVDESLQLMTIGHMTNRQINYADLPADADQVVKEVFQGRTTFSEGFSSLLNTPTLTVGAPIKAGDNVVGALLLHSPIQGTKEALRQGAGILAMSIGTALLLSLLLSILLAYTFTKPLNRMKNSTLQLAKGDYLAKTGVQQKDDIGELASAIDILSERLELASHESERLEQQRRDFIANISHELRTPVTVIRGSLEALCDEVIADPDQIKDYHRQMLNESIFLQRLVNDLLDLTRLQNPDFKMEMEEINLGDLLRDVIRSAQNIARSKDIVLKTELDQDAPLCSILGDYVRLRQMFLIILDNAIKFSPLKEEVWITFANNTVTIRDKGIGIALEDLPHIFDRFYKSKAVENKTGTGLGLAIAKQIADRHTIRVSVESQPNLGTQFSFHFKCISPKG, encoded by the coding sequence ATGAAGAATAAAATCGCCCTTAAACTCACCCTTTATTTTTCCATGAGCCTGCTCTTGTTCTCACTCATTATCGGCAGTGTGTTTATGACGTTGTTCAAGAATCAGACGATTCATCTGCACAAAGTTGAAATGGAGAAACGCGCGGTCTCTATTGCCGGGACTCTTTCGACTTTAATAAGCAACTCCAATGCCGCCACTGATACCCGCGGCAACGCGGCCGGAAAAGGCGGCATGAGCGGTGCGGGCGGTATGGGTGGCATGATGCACGGCATGGGTATGGGCATGGGCGGCATGATGCAGGGTATGGGAGGATATAGCTCTTACCTCCAATTCCTTGATAAGATCGCTATGGCAGATGTCTGGATCGTGGATGAATCCCTGCAGCTTATGACCATTGGCCATATGACCAACCGGCAGATTAACTATGCCGATTTACCAGCAGACGCTGATCAGGTTGTCAAAGAAGTGTTTCAGGGTAGAACCACCTTTAGCGAAGGCTTCAGTTCCCTTCTCAATACCCCTACCTTAACTGTGGGAGCCCCCATCAAAGCTGGAGATAACGTGGTCGGTGCCTTGCTTCTTCATTCTCCCATTCAGGGAACCAAGGAAGCTCTTCGGCAGGGAGCAGGGATTCTAGCCATGAGCATCGGAACAGCTCTCCTCTTATCCCTTCTCCTTTCCATTCTCTTGGCGTATACATTTACCAAACCTTTAAACCGTATGAAAAACTCCACTCTTCAACTGGCTAAGGGTGACTATCTGGCCAAGACCGGAGTTCAGCAAAAAGATGACATCGGGGAACTAGCCTCAGCTATTGATATTCTCAGTGAGCGTTTGGAGCTGGCCAGCCACGAAAGCGAACGTCTGGAACAACAGCGTCGCGACTTCATCGCCAATATCTCCCACGAGCTTAGAACCCCTGTAACGGTCATCCGGGGTTCTTTGGAAGCTCTCTGTGATGAAGTCATTGCTGATCCGGATCAGATCAAGGACTACCATAGGCAAATGCTTAATGAAAGCATCTTTTTACAGCGCCTGGTGAATGACCTTTTGGATTTAACCCGTTTACAAAATCCCGACTTTAAGATGGAGATGGAGGAAATCAACCTTGGGGATCTGCTCCGTGATGTGATCCGAAGTGCTCAAAATATCGCCCGCAGTAAAGATATCGTATTAAAAACAGAATTAGATCAGGACGCTCCTCTTTGTTCTATCCTGGGAGATTATGTGCGTCTCCGTCAAATGTTCCTGATTATTTTGGATAACGCCATAAAGTTCTCCCCACTTAAAGAGGAGGTATGGATCACTTTTGCGAATAATACCGTAACCATCCGGGATAAAGGAATAGGTATCGCCCTTGAAGATTTGCCTCATATCTTTGACCGCTTTTATAAATCAAAAGCCGTGGAGAATAAAACCGGAACCGGCTTGGGACTGGCTATTGCCAAGCAGATTGCCGATCGGCACACCATTCGCGTCTCTGTAGAGAGCCAACCCAACCTAGGAACTCAATTCAGTTTTCACTTCAAATGTATTTCACCGAAAGGATGA
- a CDS encoding response regulator transcription factor, with the protein MLTLLIADDNKQITSILEEYAKKEGYQPHIALDGCETLELFHKLQPDLVLLDVMMPKVDGFEVCREIRKTSNVPIIMITARGEDFERIMGLDIGADDYIVKPFSPGEVMARIRALLRRISQTDEQKKQVFSFDNLMINLDDYLVTIDQHPVSLTKKEIEILWTLASNHNKVFSRDNLLNSVWGYDYFGDIRTVDSHIKRLRSKLDSFPHENWEIKTIWGVGYKFGEKTNEE; encoded by the coding sequence ATGTTAACTTTATTAATTGCGGATGATAATAAACAAATTACATCGATATTAGAAGAATATGCGAAAAAAGAAGGCTATCAGCCTCATATTGCTTTGGATGGCTGCGAAACACTGGAGCTTTTTCATAAGCTTCAACCCGATCTGGTCTTATTGGATGTGATGATGCCTAAAGTAGACGGTTTTGAGGTTTGCCGGGAAATTCGTAAAACCTCAAATGTCCCTATCATCATGATTACCGCTCGGGGCGAGGATTTCGAAAGGATCATGGGGCTGGATATCGGGGCAGATGATTATATCGTCAAGCCCTTTTCCCCCGGTGAGGTGATGGCGAGAATCCGAGCTCTTCTGCGCAGAATCAGTCAAACCGACGAGCAGAAAAAGCAAGTTTTCTCCTTTGATAACCTTATGATCAATCTGGACGACTATCTTGTGACCATTGACCAACATCCTGTCTCCTTAACCAAGAAAGAAATCGAAATCCTCTGGACTTTGGCATCGAATCACAACAAAGTGTTCTCCCGGGATAATCTCCTCAATAGCGTTTGGGGCTATGATTACTTTGGAGATATCCGTACCGTGGATTCCCATATTAAACGCTTGCGCTCCAAATTGGATTCCTTCCCCCATGAAAATTGGGAGATTAAAACCATTTGGGGTGTGGGCTATAAATTCGGGGAGAAAACGAATGAAGAATAA
- a CDS encoding multidrug effflux MFS transporter encodes MQGIIERQQEGMGQKHLGRKGLIAFIVLMNMFIPLSMDLYLPALPTMNEYFGSSAAITNLTLSLFFLFYAAGILVWGPLSDRYGRKVIIMMGSAIYIASSIACALSPSITFLIISRACQGIGSGGITSASMAIVKDCFTGKNRETILAITQSISGLAPMLAPIVGAWILYFTDWRGSFWLLALISIINLVLTILYKETLREEERYRGSLLGSWSRLVVVARNKSFIIPALIFAFGSIHFMGYIAVSSYVYIDYFGLSEQMYSYFFAANALISILGPAIYIRYFINFNKRALAVLCFGVAALSGVLIMTLGQLSPFIFLVGIILMSLTGTVMRPFSTNILMEQQKGDAGSMSSIINMSFTLFGSLGMAIASISWGNIVVGLGALIAIGSGISILAWYAFMKSSIPCAGVKDSQ; translated from the coding sequence ATGCAAGGAATTATTGAAAGACAGCAAGAAGGAATGGGTCAAAAGCACCTGGGAAGAAAGGGCCTTATCGCCTTTATCGTATTAATGAATATGTTTATTCCTTTATCGATGGACCTGTATCTGCCGGCATTGCCGACCATGAACGAATATTTCGGCAGTAGTGCCGCCATAACGAATTTAACCCTGAGCCTGTTTTTCCTATTTTACGCAGCAGGTATTCTGGTTTGGGGACCTTTAAGCGATCGTTATGGCCGGAAGGTCATCATCATGATGGGGAGCGCTATTTATATTGCCAGCAGTATTGCGTGTGCCCTATCCCCCAGTATTACATTCTTAATTATTTCCCGCGCCTGCCAAGGAATTGGCTCAGGAGGGATTACCTCCGCCTCCATGGCTATAGTTAAAGATTGCTTCACAGGGAAGAATAGGGAAACGATTCTGGCCATCACTCAATCGATTTCCGGATTGGCCCCTATGCTTGCCCCCATCGTCGGCGCATGGATTTTGTATTTCACTGATTGGCGAGGATCTTTTTGGTTATTAGCTCTCATTAGCATAATTAATTTAGTATTAACTATCCTATATAAAGAAACATTGAGAGAAGAAGAGCGCTACCGGGGTAGTCTCTTAGGCTCCTGGAGCCGCTTGGTGGTGGTGGCCAGGAACAAAAGCTTTATTATCCCAGCCCTCATTTTTGCTTTTGGCTCCATCCATTTTATGGGCTATATCGCGGTCTCTTCCTATGTCTATATCGATTATTTTGGTCTCAGTGAGCAGATGTATAGCTACTTTTTTGCTGCCAATGCCTTAATCTCGATCTTAGGGCCGGCTATCTATATCCGCTACTTTATTAATTTCAATAAGAGGGCTTTAGCCGTGTTGTGCTTTGGTGTGGCTGCTTTAAGCGGAGTTCTTATTATGACCTTAGGACAATTGTCTCCCTTTATCTTTTTGGTGGGGATTATCCTCATGTCCCTTACAGGAACGGTTATGCGTCCCTTCAGTACGAATATTCTCATGGAACAGCAAAAAGGGGATGCGGGATCCATGTCTTCCATTATCAATATGTCCTTTACACTATTCGGCAGTTTAGGTATGGCCATCGCCTCCATCTCCTGGGGAAACATCGTCGTCGGCCTGGGTGCCTTAATCGCCATAGGATCAGGGATTTCCATACTTGCCTGGTACGCCTTTATGAAGTCCAGCATTCCTTGTGCCGGGGTAAAAGACAGTCAGTAA
- a CDS encoding Ger(x)C family spore germination protein — protein MKKKIRGLLFFGLIASLLLLSGCWDSKEVEDLAVSTLIAWDRVTVDGKDLWQISTRILDLTTDQTGGGKGKSYAHEILLKGTGITIQDAFNQLVMRLPAMNFIEHNVGIIIGERVAREELPNIMGADLRFPRSRISVDVFTCEGEAFRILQTEPELSFTLSKEVRKIADKTAEESGASLKMTALDFSKQIIRKDRDAVLPQIKVYNQQEGEETAEQSVVIQGFGVVRDTKLVGWLGDEETLGYILSVGNPTSPEIPLPVEREDIIFSYFITSAKGRISSGLVEGKPKFTLHIQTKGVVHEASTPILTEKDRPALEKDIEEKIIDLVCKAVAKAKEYDADIFGFNEHLHRYHPRDWEKIAPDWRKYFKDAEIEVEVEAEVKAFGASSTGFNF, from the coding sequence GTGAAGAAGAAGATTCGCGGATTGCTATTTTTCGGTCTTATAGCAAGTTTACTCCTATTGAGCGGATGCTGGGATAGTAAGGAAGTGGAGGACTTAGCTGTCTCAACCCTTATTGCCTGGGATAGGGTCACCGTCGATGGGAAGGATCTATGGCAGATTTCTACCCGCATCCTGGATTTGACGACAGATCAAACCGGTGGGGGAAAAGGAAAATCCTATGCTCATGAAATTCTGCTTAAAGGAACAGGAATTACTATCCAGGATGCCTTTAACCAACTGGTCATGCGCCTGCCGGCTATGAATTTTATTGAGCATAATGTAGGCATTATTATAGGGGAAAGAGTGGCCCGTGAAGAACTCCCCAACATCATGGGCGCGGACCTGCGTTTTCCCCGCTCTCGTATTAGTGTTGATGTTTTTACTTGTGAGGGAGAAGCCTTTAGGATTCTGCAGACAGAGCCTGAATTGAGTTTCACTCTATCCAAAGAGGTGCGCAAAATTGCGGACAAAACCGCGGAGGAAAGTGGAGCATCCCTCAAAATGACCGCTTTAGATTTCAGTAAGCAGATTATTCGCAAGGACCGGGATGCCGTATTACCCCAGATCAAGGTCTACAACCAGCAGGAAGGAGAAGAGACAGCGGAGCAATCAGTAGTAATTCAGGGGTTTGGAGTGGTTCGTGATACAAAGTTGGTGGGGTGGCTGGGGGACGAAGAAACTTTAGGGTATATCCTCAGTGTCGGAAATCCAACAAGTCCTGAGATCCCTCTTCCAGTGGAGCGGGAAGATATCATATTCAGTTACTTTATTACCAGCGCCAAGGGGCGGATTTCCTCAGGGCTGGTGGAGGGAAAGCCCAAATTTACCCTACATATTCAAACCAAAGGTGTAGTGCACGAAGCAAGTACTCCAATACTGACAGAGAAGGATCGACCGGCGTTGGAAAAGGACATTGAGGAAAAGATTATCGACTTGGTATGTAAAGCTGTCGCCAAGGCAAAAGAATATGATGCAGATATTTTCGGCTTTAATGAACATCTTCATCGCTATCATCCCAGGGATTGGGAGAAAATTGCCCCGGATTGGCGGAAGTATTTTAAGGATGCAGAAATCGAAGTGGAGGTAGAAGCTGAGGTCAAAGCCTTCGGCGCATCCAGTACTGGGTTTAATTTTTAA
- a CDS encoding cytochrome c biogenesis CcdA family protein, which yields MEYLLLFLEGIITFISPCLLPMLPIYISYFAGQGSDDKTMRTLTNALGFVLGFTLVFVTLGAFAGTLGGFFREYNQGINLVTGLIVIVFGLNFMGVIRIPFLNINRQINMKIVNLGFFSSLLFGIIFSIGWTPCVGAFLGSALMFAATEGESLKGILMLLCFSLGLGIPFVASALLIERLKSTLGFIKRNYRIINFLSGGLLVLVGVLMATGMMGYFLTLLTF from the coding sequence GTGGAGTATCTACTTTTATTTTTGGAAGGAATTATTACCTTTATCTCTCCTTGCCTGCTTCCCATGCTGCCTATTTACATTTCCTATTTTGCAGGACAAGGATCCGATGACAAAACAATGAGAACCCTGACCAATGCTCTTGGCTTTGTTCTGGGCTTCACTCTGGTCTTCGTTACTCTGGGAGCTTTTGCCGGCACTTTGGGCGGCTTTTTCCGGGAATATAATCAGGGGATCAATCTTGTAACAGGGCTTATCGTGATTGTATTTGGGCTCAATTTTATGGGTGTGATCCGGATTCCCTTTCTCAATATCAATCGGCAGATTAATATGAAGATCGTGAACTTAGGATTTTTCTCCTCTTTGCTTTTCGGCATCATTTTCTCCATCGGCTGGACTCCTTGTGTGGGAGCATTTTTAGGTTCCGCCTTGATGTTCGCCGCTACCGAAGGGGAAAGTCTCAAGGGAATACTCATGCTTTTGTGCTTTTCCTTAGGACTGGGAATTCCCTTTGTGGCCAGCGCTCTGCTTATTGAACGCCTGAAATCCACTTTGGGCTTTATTAAGAGAAATTATCGAATTATTAACTTTTTGTCCGGAGGACTTCTCGTTCTGGTGGGAGTATTAATGGCTACAGGGATGATGGGATATTTCCTGACTCTGCTTACCTTTTAG
- a CDS encoding spore germination protein encodes MFKELTQKALSLGTKKNRNEKDGQWGIQSGPLDNSLQENLQSLKQTFDLCADISFREFEINAGKPIRAALIYFKGITDAKRISEQMLEPIMYVAPELRDDDQSIDNKAIHYVQNRLSTAASVETTQDIGEVTKGILDSKVALLMDGVSSALLMDAPGGKTRTLAEPDSEPVVRGPKDGFVESLSTNIMLLRRRIRTSLLKMETLEIGDLSRTQIAVCYVQGIANDKIVEEVKTRLKRIKIDGILASGYIEEMIQDEPISNFPLIFTTERPDRVAGCLLEGRVAILVDNTPVSLVVPCTFSTMLQASEDYYISAEFSTFVRILRFIGLNFSLMLPALTVAVFSFHQELIPLPLLATVAGARQELPLPIFMEILAMEITFELLREAGVRLPKTIGQAISTVGGIVIGQAAVNAGFVSPLSVIVVALTAISSFTIPNYPAGTSIRILRFFLLVCSAILGIVGIMFALMLILFHLTSLRSFGVPYLSPFAPYSPRDFKDSIIRVPWWAMITRPRLYEGKEPERQARNQGPQKPDQGGGGSHQ; translated from the coding sequence TTGTTTAAGGAATTAACTCAAAAAGCCCTTTCTTTAGGAACTAAAAAAAATAGAAATGAAAAAGATGGTCAATGGGGAATCCAATCTGGGCCTTTGGACAATTCTCTCCAGGAAAACCTGCAAAGCTTAAAACAGACCTTTGATCTATGTGCAGACATTTCTTTCCGGGAATTCGAAATTAATGCCGGTAAACCTATCCGTGCCGCACTGATTTATTTTAAGGGAATTACCGATGCTAAACGAATCTCCGAGCAGATGCTGGAACCGATCATGTATGTAGCTCCCGAATTAAGAGATGATGATCAGTCAATAGATAACAAAGCCATTCACTATGTCCAGAATCGCTTAAGCACGGCAGCTAGTGTTGAAACAACCCAGGACATAGGTGAAGTAACAAAAGGGATCTTGGATTCTAAGGTGGCCTTACTGATGGATGGAGTTTCCAGTGCTTTGCTGATGGATGCTCCCGGGGGGAAAACAAGAACTTTAGCCGAACCTGACTCAGAGCCCGTTGTCCGGGGACCTAAAGACGGCTTTGTAGAAAGTTTGTCCACCAATATCATGCTCCTGCGCCGCCGCATACGTACCAGCCTTTTAAAAATGGAGACACTTGAGATAGGGGATTTAAGCCGCACTCAAATCGCGGTATGCTATGTTCAAGGAATTGCCAATGATAAAATCGTTGAAGAAGTAAAGACCCGCCTGAAAAGGATTAAAATAGATGGAATCCTGGCCAGTGGCTATATCGAAGAAATGATTCAGGATGAACCTATATCAAATTTCCCTTTGATCTTTACTACGGAGCGTCCTGACCGTGTTGCCGGCTGTTTGCTGGAGGGAAGAGTGGCGATTTTAGTGGACAATACTCCTGTGAGTCTTGTGGTACCCTGCACCTTCTCGACAATGCTTCAGGCTTCCGAGGATTACTATATTTCTGCCGAATTTTCTACTTTTGTCCGAATTCTGCGCTTTATCGGCCTGAATTTTTCTCTGATGCTCCCGGCTTTAACAGTAGCTGTCTTTTCCTTTCATCAAGAGTTGATCCCTCTGCCGCTTCTCGCCACTGTGGCAGGCGCTCGGCAAGAATTACCCCTTCCCATTTTCATGGAAATTCTTGCCATGGAGATAACCTTTGAGTTGCTTCGGGAAGCGGGAGTCCGTCTTCCCAAAACCATAGGCCAGGCGATCAGTACCGTAGGGGGTATAGTCATTGGCCAGGCTGCAGTAAATGCCGGTTTTGTGTCTCCGTTATCTGTGATTGTAGTGGCTTTGACGGCCATTTCCTCTTTCACGATTCCTAACTATCCGGCAGGGACATCTATCCGTATTTTGCGCTTCTTCCTTCTCGTGTGTTCAGCTATTTTAGGAATCGTGGGAATTATGTTTGCTCTTATGCTCATTCTCTTTCACCTCACTAGTCTGAGATCATTTGGCGTACCTTATCTCAGCCCATTTGCTCCCTACAGTCCCAGAGATTTTAAAGACAGCATCATTCGTGTACCCTGGTGGGCCATGATCACCCGCCCCCGGTTGTATGAAGGTAAGGAACCGGAGCGCCAAGCCCGGAATCAGGGACCTCAAAAGCCTGATCAAGGGGGAGGGGGCTCCCATCAATAA
- a CDS encoding ABC-2 transporter permease has protein sequence MKGLMIKDIFALKTQGKILLALLVFYAVYSIVFQNPSMLAAMIILLCIMLPMTTMAYDEKSKWDKYALSMPIQRRTIVLSKYCFAIIAELLGVVIVGVLGGVIVFFTGEMEIRELLIMTLALGGVGLFLLAVILPILFKFGIEKARFIVLLVFFIPSMVAMMLPRLGIEPPSLETIKLLGYASPLIVIGMLLLSMKASIGIYNRKEF, from the coding sequence ATGAAAGGATTGATGATTAAGGATATCTTTGCGCTAAAGACTCAAGGCAAGATACTTTTGGCCTTGTTGGTATTCTATGCCGTGTATTCGATTGTATTTCAAAATCCCAGTATGTTGGCCGCTATGATTATCCTTTTATGTATTATGTTACCGATGACCACAATGGCTTATGATGAAAAAAGCAAATGGGATAAATATGCTCTATCTATGCCCATCCAAAGAAGAACCATTGTCTTAAGCAAATATTGTTTTGCGATCATTGCTGAGCTTTTAGGAGTCGTTATTGTGGGAGTTCTCGGTGGAGTCATTGTCTTTTTTACGGGTGAAATGGAAATCAGGGAACTGCTCATCATGACTCTGGCACTGGGTGGAGTTGGTTTGTTCTTGCTCGCCGTAATCCTGCCTATACTCTTTAAATTTGGTATAGAAAAGGCCAGATTTATTGTACTGCTGGTGTTCTTTATCCCCTCTATGGTCGCAATGATGCTTCCTCGGCTAGGGATTGAACCCCCCAGTCTTGAAACCATAAAACTATTAGGGTATGCATCTCCTTTGATTGTTATAGGTATGCTTCTCCTTTCGATGAAAGCCTCCATCGGTATCTATAATAGAAAAGAGTTTTAA
- the thpR gene encoding RNA 2',3'-cyclic phosphodiesterase — protein sequence MRAFVGIDFTEEIKDEIYGFQQKLKGYAQRGRWKHRDNFHLTLKFLDEISPAQKTDIDEALLRLCQRESPFNLELKGLGVFTGKESIRVLWLGLAGDIQEMESLHQKVSQALVLLGFPPERRRFSPHITLGQDIVFEGGFEEINAKVEGFEFSPTHVERIHLFKSEQIQFKRIYTKISEYPLG from the coding sequence ATGAGAGCCTTTGTGGGAATTGATTTTACTGAAGAAATTAAGGATGAAATCTATGGGTTTCAACAGAAGCTGAAAGGTTATGCCCAGAGAGGAAGATGGAAACATCGGGATAATTTTCATCTTACGTTAAAGTTCTTAGATGAAATTTCTCCCGCTCAGAAGACAGATATTGATGAAGCCCTGCTGAGACTATGCCAAAGAGAAAGTCCTTTTAATTTAGAGTTAAAGGGCCTGGGAGTATTCACCGGCAAAGAATCCATTCGGGTATTATGGCTGGGATTAGCCGGTGATATCCAGGAGATGGAGTCCCTCCATCAAAAGGTGAGCCAGGCCTTGGTCCTTCTAGGCTTTCCTCCCGAGAGAAGGCGCTTTAGTCCCCATATCACCCTGGGACAGGATATCGTGTTTGAAGGCGGATTTGAGGAAATCAATGCAAAGGTCGAAGGCTTTGAGTTCAGCCCTACCCATGTGGAGAGGATTCACCTCTTTAAAAGTGAGCAAATCCAGTTCAAGAGAATTTATACAAAGATCTCGGAGTATCCTCTGGGCTAA
- a CDS encoding TlpA family protein disulfide reductase gives MNNNTKLILGIVVFVLFLGGAYGVYSSLSAKYGSTQESVTLEQEKPSSQEGDPAAAQEEKKTMAPDITIYGTDGAEYKLSDFQGKPVVLNFWASWCPPCREEMPHFNEAYAQYKNEVAFLMVDLVDGQRETEESGQAFVKKEGYAFPIYLDKNTQAASVYGVSTIPTTLFIDEEGYIVTGYRGPLKKSTLETVLKGMVKQ, from the coding sequence ATGAATAATAATACCAAGTTGATTCTGGGCATTGTCGTCTTTGTCCTGTTTCTAGGGGGAGCTTATGGGGTCTATTCTTCTTTATCGGCAAAGTATGGGTCTACTCAGGAATCCGTCACCCTGGAACAAGAAAAGCCCAGTTCCCAAGAAGGAGATCCTGCTGCAGCCCAGGAAGAAAAGAAAACTATGGCCCCTGATATCACAATCTATGGGACTGACGGCGCTGAGTATAAATTATCGGATTTTCAAGGGAAGCCTGTGGTACTAAATTTCTGGGCGTCCTGGTGCCCTCCCTGCCGTGAGGAAATGCCCCATTTTAACGAGGCTTACGCTCAATATAAAAACGAGGTGGCTTTTCTTATGGTGGATCTGGTGGATGGCCAGCGGGAAACCGAGGAATCCGGCCAGGCTTTTGTGAAAAAGGAAGGGTATGCATTCCCTATTTATCTGGATAAGAACACCCAAGCTGCCTCTGTCTATGGCGTTTCCACCATTCCCACCACCCTATTCATTGATGAGGAAGGATATATCGTAACCGGGTACCGGGGACCTTTAAAGAAAAGCACTTTAGAGACCGTGCTGAAAGGTATGGTTAAGCAATAA
- a CDS encoding ABC transporter ATP-binding protein: MVNVLEVKNLSKKYNEFQLKNVKFSLPQGCIMGLVGENGAGKSTTIKLLLNLIRRDGGEVEIFGKDNLTHEREIKEDLGVVFDESNFPDNMNAIDISLMMKNVYKNWDQEIFEGYLRRFALVPKKKVKDYSRGMKMKLSIAVALSHHPRFLILDEPTSGLDPMVREEILDIFLEFIQNEEHSILISSHIISDLEKIADYITFIHSGEVLFSEAKDQLLEDYGILKCSHTELDQLDKELIIGYRKNQFGIEALVKRKKLKGKFLVDSAGIEDIMLFYSRGAGK; this comes from the coding sequence ATGGTGAATGTCCTTGAAGTTAAAAATCTATCTAAAAAATATAATGAGTTTCAATTAAAGAATGTCAAGTTTTCCTTGCCCCAGGGCTGCATTATGGGTCTGGTAGGGGAGAACGGAGCAGGAAAAAGTACAACAATAAAGCTGTTGCTCAATTTGATTCGACGTGACGGGGGAGAAGTAGAGATCTTCGGCAAGGATAATTTAACCCATGAGAGAGAGATCAAGGAAGATTTAGGAGTGGTATTTGACGAGAGTAACTTTCCGGATAATATGAATGCCATAGATATCTCTTTAATGATGAAAAATGTCTATAAGAATTGGGATCAGGAGATCTTTGAGGGTTATCTCCGGAGGTTTGCCTTAGTACCAAAGAAAAAAGTCAAAGATTATTCCAGGGGCATGAAAATGAAGCTGTCCATTGCCGTAGCACTCTCTCATCACCCTAGGTTCTTGATTCTCGATGAACCCACCAGTGGATTAGACCCTATGGTGCGGGAAGAGATTCTGGATATTTTCCTGGAATTTATACAAAACGAAGAACACTCCATTCTTATTTCTTCACATATCATCAGTGATCTTGAGAAAATCGCCGACTATATTACGTTTATTCATAGTGGAGAGGTGTTATTCAGCGAAGCAAAGGATCAGCTCCTGGAGGATTATGGGATCTTAAAATGCAGCCATACAGAATTGGACCAATTGGATAAAGAGTTGATCATAGGCTATCGGAAAAATCAGTTCGGCATTGAAGCCTTGGTTAAAAGAAAAAAACTCAAAGGGAAATTCCTGGTGGATTCAGCAGGAATAGAGGATATAATGCTGTTTTATAGCAGGGGGGCAGGAAAATGA
- a CDS encoding GerAB/ArcD/ProY family transporter, which yields MSDSQFTVLLFLTMMTTAVLYVTSITVQDAKQSAWIVPLLASGPGFFSLWLIVKLGRRFPEKDLIQYSTVIAGKIIGKIIGIGYIFYFFVSGFLIIQQFTEILFLFFLGNTPTWFVGLCFLLVCSYGVLLGIEVIARSAQFVLPLFVVSLMSIAFFSFRDMHLEELLPLFEGGLGAVVKASFVPGSWFGECIILAFLLPYINKRKEIFRKGSWAIIAAAIFFTGNILLTLLILGPELSASYDLPFWLMIRFIEVGRTFLRIETFIIFLWIAGAIVKLTLAYYLGCTVVAEVFGWRSRQWIVILFGSALFAASTFFLNNAVELNLVLSKYWPPFAYVFQLVIPGLLLGAAYLFKKGRKTR from the coding sequence ATATCCGATTCACAGTTCACTGTGCTTTTGTTTTTAACGATGATGACAACGGCTGTTCTCTATGTGACCAGTATTACAGTCCAGGATGCCAAGCAGTCGGCTTGGATAGTTCCCCTTCTGGCATCAGGCCCCGGATTTTTTTCCCTATGGTTAATTGTAAAGCTTGGCCGCCGTTTTCCAGAGAAGGATTTAATCCAATACAGTACGGTTATTGCGGGGAAAATTATTGGCAAAATCATTGGGATAGGCTATATTTTCTATTTCTTTGTTTCCGGTTTCTTGATTATACAGCAGTTTACCGAGATTCTCTTTCTCTTCTTTTTGGGGAATACCCCCACATGGTTTGTCGGCCTTTGTTTTCTATTGGTCTGCAGTTATGGTGTTTTGCTGGGTATCGAAGTGATCGCTCGCTCCGCTCAATTTGTGCTTCCGCTGTTTGTGGTTAGTCTGATGAGCATTGCTTTTTTTTCTTTTCGGGATATGCACCTGGAAGAATTACTCCCCCTATTCGAAGGGGGACTGGGCGCGGTGGTTAAGGCATCCTTTGTCCCGGGTTCCTGGTTTGGTGAATGCATTATTCTGGCTTTTTTATTACCGTATATCAATAAGCGCAAAGAGATTTTTCGCAAGGGCTCCTGGGCGATTATAGCTGCCGCCATCTTCTTTACTGGGAACATTCTTTTAACATTGCTTATTTTAGGCCCGGAACTATCAGCCAGCTACGACTTGCCTTTTTGGCTGATGATCCGCTTTATCGAGGTGGGGCGCACTTTTTTGCGTATCGAGACCTTCATCATCTTCCTCTGGATTGCAGGGGCCATTGTGAAGCTTACCTTAGCCTATTATTTGGGATGTACTGTGGTCGCCGAAGTGTTTGGCTGGAGATCCCGTCAATGGATTGTAATTCTTTTTGGGTCGGCTCTATTTGCGGCCTCAACTTTTTTTCTGAACAATGCTGTGGAATTAAACCTGGTTTTGAGCAAATATTGGCCGCCTTTTGCGTATGTCTTCCAATTGGTGATACCAGGCCTTTTATTGGGAGCGGCTTACCTATTTAAGAAAGGAAGAAAAACCCGGTGA